The sequence CTGAAAATAATAGAAGTTCAATAGTCAGAAAGTGCGAGAATCTTTAATATTCTGTTATTCATGTGTGTTTAGATATATGTTTACATGATCATGTATATTGTGTTCTATATGTATTTCACCTGTATATAATTGTCACATTCACAGCGCAAACATCAGGCCATGTATGATGAGTTTGTGAGGAAGAAAGATGTGAAAAGGGAGGCAATGCAGATGTCTACCGGCCCTCCAAGTGGCAGAGTGATCTCTCAAACCAGTGCTGGGATGAACAAGTTTGAGTACAGTGACCCTCGCCAATCCCTAATATCAGAAGCTATTGCCAAGATGATCATCCGAGACCTGCAACCAGCAAAGATAGTGGAATATGAGGGTTTTCGTGAGCTTCTTCAGCTCCTGGAGCCCCGTTACATACCCGTACCATGCCATTATATACAACAGCAGCTCCTGCCAGCCTACGTCTCCCAAGTCCAACTAGCCGCCAAACAGGCTCTAAAAGGAGCCGAGTCCTGCAGTGTGACCCTTGACCTGTGGAGAAGCAGCTCTGCAGGTTAcaacagtggtgctgggtttctTGGAGTGACTTGCCATTTCATTAACGCAGACTGGCACATCAGATCCACTCTTTTGGCATGCTTACCTCTTCCAGACCACAGCAACACTCAGCAAATGCTCAGCGAGTTTGATGAGATCTCCGAATCACATGGCATGTCTGGAAAAGTGTTTAGAGTCGTCGCAGATTTGTCGCCCTGTGAAAACAGATCTGCTTTTCGTCTTCCTGGGTTCAGTCTCATTGGAAATggtgaagaagaggaggaagatggTAGCGAAGAAGAGTCTAGTGACACCAAAGAAACCATTAGTAGCAACGAGAACTGCAAGTCTTTAGATCAGTGTCTTGGTCGAAGTAGGATAGACTGCTTTGCTCGATTGCTAGCTCAGTGTGTTAAGGAAGGAGTTTGCGCTTCCCCTCAGATATCAGTCCCTCTAAACAAAGCAGCCCGCCTGTATAACTACATAATTGCTACAGTGGCTCCTGAAAAACTTGTTCAAGTGTTCAGCTCCAGTACCTTAACAAATTGTCTCTCATCCACAGACAAGTGGAACGCTCAGTTAAAAATACTGCGGCAAATGGTGGAGTCAATGGATTTTCTTGAGGACATTGTGGATATAAATGACCTAGTCCTTGGCAACTTAGAAAAAGCAGTACTACGGGAGCTGGTTGAGGTGTTGGAGCCTTTTGAGGAGGCCTCAGACATGGTCCAAGGAGACAAGCACGTGTCCATCAGCCTAGCCCTGCCCTGTGTGCTAGGTCTGCGCAAGCACCTGGCTGAGATCGTAACTCACCAGTGCTCTGGGATCGTGATGGGATTGTCTCAAGCTCTGGACCGCAGACTGGCAGGCATTCTTGAGGACCCTCTTTATGTAACAGCCACCACCCTGGACCCACAGTTCAAGCTGTCCTGGAGCAGTGACAGCGACTGGCACAAACAGGTGCTTCTGGAAGAGGTTGGAAAGCATACTCGGCCTTTGAGTCCACTAGAACATCACTCAGAGGCCCAGCCATCACCATCCAAACGCTGCAAGCTGTTCTCTTTCATTAAGCAGAGGCCGATGGCCCAGGCCAAAACTGTGGAGCAGGAGCTGTCCACATATCTCCACGAAGAACCCACAGACGAGGATCCACTACAATACTGGAAACGCAAGTCCATTGATTTCCCTCTGCTCTCACAAGTAGCCAAAAAAGTTTTTACTGTGCCAGCAACAACCACATCAGTGGACCAGATATTTAACCTGGTTAGCAAGACACTCAGACCAGAGCAATGCCGACTTCTGCCAAAAAACCTGGACACTCTGATTTACTTGAAGGCTAACTATAGGATACTCTGGTCCTAAATGCAAAGAGAGCTTATACTGATATCAAACCAAACACCTCAAATGCAAAGTGGGGATTGTGCCTGATATAATATCTATAAAAACTGTACATTTACCCCAAAGTA is a genomic window of Carassius carassius chromosome 46, fCarCar2.1, whole genome shotgun sequence containing:
- the LOC132128965 gene encoding zinc finger BED domain-containing protein 4-like, giving the protein MASKSRVSILDYFNIVCEGENGKIESNCKACGTRIQAKRTVTSNFVTHLKRKHQAMYDEFVRKKDVKREAMQMSTGPPSGRVISQTSAGMNKFEYSDPRQSLISEAIAKMIIRDLQPAKIVEYEGFRELLQLLEPRYIPVPCHYIQQQLLPAYVSQVQLAAKQALKGAESCSVTLDLWRSSSAGYNSGAGFLGVTCHFINADWHIRSTLLACLPLPDHSNTQQMLSEFDEISESHGMSGKVFRVVADLSPCENRSAFRLPGFSLIGNGEEEEEDGSEEESSDTKETISSNENCKSLDQCLGRSRIDCFARLLAQCVKEGVCASPQISVPLNKAARLYNYIIATVAPEKLVQVFSSSTLTNCLSSTDKWNAQLKILRQMVESMDFLEDIVDINDLVLGNLEKAVLRELVEVLEPFEEASDMVQGDKHVSISLALPCVLGLRKHLAEIVTHQCSGIVMGLSQALDRRLAGILEDPLYVTATTLDPQFKLSWSSDSDWHKQVLLEEVGKHTRPLSPLEHHSEAQPSPSKRCKLFSFIKQRPMAQAKTVEQELSTYLHEEPTDEDPLQYWKRKSIDFPLLSQVAKKVFTVPATTTSVDQIFNLVSKTLRPEQCRLLPKNLDTLIYLKANYRILWS